From Microtus pennsylvanicus isolate mMicPen1 chromosome 10, mMicPen1.hap1, whole genome shotgun sequence, one genomic window encodes:
- the Creg1 gene encoding protein CREG1 isoform X1: MAGSALRPARSLLAALLAPALVALLVSPARGRGGLDHGDWDMGWRLPPLPPREDAPRVARFVTHVSDWGALATISTLEAVRGRSFADVISFSDGPPGAGSGVPYMYLSPMQQLVSDLQEHPEATLTLSLAQTVFCRKHGFDPQSPLCVHIMLSGTVTKVNEKEADYAKNSLFLRHPEMKTWPSSHNWFFAKLNITNIWVLDYFGGPKVVTPEEYFNVTLQ; this comes from the exons ATGGCTGGCAGTGCTCTCCGGCCTGCGCGCTCCCTGCTCGCTGCCCTTCTGGCGCCAGCGCTGGTGGCATTACTGGTGTCGCCGGCCCGGGGTCGCGGGGGCCTGGACCACGGGGACTGGGACATGGGCTGGCGACTGCCTCCGCTGCCACCCCGCGAAGACGCGCCGCGCGTGGCCCGCTTCGTGACGCACGTCTCGGACTGGGGCGCGCTGGCCACTATCTCCACGCTGGAGGCGGTGCGCGGTAGGTCCTTCGCGGACGTCATCTCCTTCAGTGACGGTCCCCCTGGCGCGGGCAGCGGCGTGCCCTACATGTACCTGAGTCCAATGCAGCAACTAGTGAGCGACTTGCAG GAACATCCAGAGGCTACGCTGACACTGTCTTTGGCACAGACTGTCTTCTGTAGGAAAcatggatttgatccccagagtCCCTTGTGTGTTCATATAATGTTGTCGGGAACTGTGACCAAG GTGAATGAAAAGGAAGCAGACTATGCGAAGAATTCGTTGTTCCTGCGACACCCTGAGATGAAGACTTGGCCTTCCAGCCATAATTGGTTCTTTGCAAAGTTAAATATAACCAACATCTGGGTCTTGGACTACTTTGGTGGACCGAAAGTCGTGACCCCTGAAGAATATTTTAATGTCACATTGCAGTAA
- the Creg1 gene encoding protein CREG1 isoform X2 has translation MAGSALRPARSLLAALLAPALVALLVSPARGRGGLDHGDWDMGWRLPPLPPREDAPRVARFVTHVSDWGALATISTLEAVRGRSFADVISFSDGPPGAGSGVPYMYLSPMQQLVSDLQEHPEATLTLSLAQTVFCRKHGFDPQSPLCVHIMLSGTVTKVNEKEADYAKNSLFLRHPEMKTWPSSHNWFFAKLNITNIWVLDYFGGPKVVTPEEYFNVTLQ, from the exons ATGGCTGGCAGTGCTCTCCGGCCTGCGCGCTCCCTGCTCGCTGCCCTTCTGGCGCCAGCGCTGGTGGCATTACTGGTGTCGCCGGCCCGGGGTCGCGGGGGCCTGGACCACGGGGACTGGGACATGGGCTGGCGACTGCCTCCGCTGCCACCCCGCGAAGACGCGCCGCGCGTGGCCCGCTTCGTGACGCACGTCTCGGACTGGGGCGCGCTGGCCACTATCTCCACGCTGGAGGCGGTGCGCGGTAGGTCCTTCGCGGACGTCATCTCCTTCAGTGACGGTCCCCCTGGCGCGGGCAGCGGCGTGCCCTACATGTACCTGAGTCCAATGCAGCAACTAGTGAGCGACTTGCAG GAACATCCAGAGGCTACGCTGACACTGTCTTTGGCACAGACTGTCTTCTGTAGGAAAcatggatttgatccccagagtCCCTTGTGTGTTCATATAATGTTGTCGGGAACTGTGACCAAG GTGAATGAAAAGGAAGCAGACTATGCGAAGAATTCGTTGTTCCTGCGACACCCTGAGATGAAGACTTGGCCTTCCAGCCATAATTGGTTCTTTGCAAAGTTAAATATAACCAACATCTGGGTCTTGGACTACTTTGGTGGACCGAAAGTCGTGACCCCTGAAGAATATTTTAATGTCACATTGCA GTGA